The following proteins are co-located in the Xanthocytophaga agilis genome:
- a CDS encoding M1 family metallopeptidase yields the protein MFTDQKRFLLLYFFFLSNLLFAQQVSLPIATNLTKAYTTHTRSLNGSPSKSYWQNKVDYTIQLTFDPLTRQLAGDMTISYQNNSPDTLTQLVFKLFPNLYKAGAMRSTSLQANDLTDGVEIKSLLLEGQSIASKNQVIRGTNMYIRGTEIHPGQLIQIKVSFAYVVNKTSFVRTGQVDSGAFVIAYFFPRIAVYDDLDGWDQYPYTGKEEFYNDFCNFQVTIALPGNYQCWATGTLRNPQEVYQPIIQQRIEAALHGDGITDIITTEDLTKEAVTQKKSVNTWRFEAKDVSDFAFTVSNHYIWKASGITVDTLTHRRTRVDVVYNPEHKAFEPVIDYARKTVELISYSLPGIPFPYATQCIFEGLDAMEYPMMVNNLPFEADEAIYFTVHEIFHSLFPFVVGSNETKHSFMDEGWATWSEFTLAPMIKPSLADMYDISPFTSSAGSDQDVPIMTLTPQLYGKARYSDKDLKPALGLHYVREMLGDSLFLKALRYYIQQWQGKHPTPYDFFYCFNAGSGKNLNWFWKNWFFEKFTPDLAIEQVVRKRNQYKVVILNKGGCMLPVHLTVLFTDGTKQEVSSSIASWSDGKDRQTLTFKSIKVIQKLVLGKPYDADSNLSDNIWEPAKH from the coding sequence ATGTTTACAGATCAAAAGCGATTTCTACTTCTTTATTTTTTCTTTCTATCCAATCTGCTCTTTGCGCAACAGGTTTCGCTTCCAATAGCAACCAACTTAACCAAAGCATACACTACGCATACCCGAAGTTTAAATGGTTCGCCAAGCAAATCCTATTGGCAAAATAAAGTAGATTATACTATTCAGCTTACCTTTGATCCCCTTACAAGACAATTGGCAGGAGATATGACTATCTCTTATCAAAATAATAGTCCGGATACACTGACACAACTCGTTTTTAAGCTCTTCCCTAATCTATATAAAGCAGGGGCCATGCGAAGTACTTCACTTCAAGCTAACGATCTGACCGATGGTGTTGAGATAAAGTCCCTGCTACTGGAAGGACAATCTATCGCCTCCAAAAATCAGGTAATCCGAGGCACAAACATGTATATCAGAGGTACAGAGATACATCCGGGACAGCTAATACAGATTAAGGTATCTTTTGCGTATGTTGTAAACAAAACTTCATTTGTTCGAACTGGTCAGGTTGATTCAGGTGCATTTGTAATCGCCTATTTTTTTCCACGTATAGCTGTGTATGATGATCTGGACGGATGGGACCAATATCCCTATACCGGAAAAGAAGAGTTTTACAATGACTTCTGTAATTTTCAGGTCACTATTGCCCTGCCCGGAAACTACCAGTGCTGGGCAACAGGTACACTTCGTAATCCGCAGGAAGTCTATCAACCTATCATTCAGCAACGCATTGAGGCTGCTCTCCATGGTGATGGCATTACAGACATTATTACTACAGAGGATCTGACAAAAGAGGCTGTTACTCAAAAAAAATCGGTAAACACCTGGAGGTTTGAAGCCAAAGACGTATCCGATTTTGCCTTTACAGTGAGTAATCACTATATCTGGAAGGCTTCCGGTATAACAGTGGATACACTCACGCATAGGCGTACTCGTGTGGATGTGGTCTATAATCCCGAGCACAAAGCCTTTGAGCCTGTCATTGATTATGCCCGAAAGACAGTGGAACTCATCAGCTATTCGCTTCCAGGTATTCCATTCCCATACGCTACACAATGTATATTCGAAGGATTGGATGCTATGGAATACCCAATGATGGTCAACAACCTTCCTTTTGAAGCCGATGAGGCTATTTACTTTACCGTTCATGAAATATTTCATTCGCTATTTCCCTTTGTGGTAGGGAGTAACGAAACCAAGCATTCTTTCATGGATGAAGGCTGGGCAACCTGGTCAGAATTTACACTAGCACCTATGATAAAACCGTCACTGGCCGATATGTACGATATAAGTCCTTTCACCAGCAGTGCGGGTTCGGATCAGGATGTGCCTATTATGACGCTTACCCCGCAGTTATATGGAAAAGCCAGATATTCCGATAAAGATCTAAAACCTGCTTTAGGCTTGCATTACGTTCGGGAAATGTTGGGGGATAGCCTTTTTTTAAAGGCTCTTCGCTATTATATCCAGCAGTGGCAGGGAAAACATCCGACTCCGTATGATTTTTTCTATTGCTTCAATGCGGGTTCTGGTAAAAACCTGAACTGGTTCTGGAAAAACTGGTTTTTCGAAAAGTTTACTCCCGATTTAGCTATTGAACAGGTAGTCAGGAAACGTAATCAGTATAAGGTAGTCATTCTGAACAAAGGCGGATGCATGCTACCCGTTCATCTCACGGTTCTATTTACAGATGGAACTAAGCAGGAGGTAAGTTCGAGTATAGCCAGTTGGTCTGACGGAAAAGACAGACAAACGCTTACGTTTAAATCTATCAAAGTGATACAGAAATTAGTACTTGGTAAGCCGTATGATGCAGATAGCAATTTGTCGGATAATATATGGGAACCCGCCAAGCATTGA